ttttgttttctttttttcccgtaTAAAATATGTTCATCATTCCGACGGAAAGATAAATAAGTATGtcaaaagaaatttacttATCGTTCGTTGATCATTGCGTCAgatctttttctgtttttttttttttttctttctttcttttgcgtAGTATCTTAacgaatattataaagaacaaaatttcTATTGCGCTTTGTCGTATGTAAAACGTTAACACGTTTTCTTAGATGTAAATCCTACTTAAGaacataattacaattatcaaATCTTAACAACATCAACGTAAGATAATCcgatgtaattatatttatgagttcgattaaaaaagaaaaaagaaaaaagaaaaaagaaagacaagaaaaagagaaaggaagaaaaaaccaaattcctcctatcaaaaaaaaaaaaaaaaagaaaagaaaaagaaaaaaaaacattccaCGATTTCAAAACTTTCTAAAGGATCTATAAGTCATTTCTAATGATCTCACTATCGGTAATCCATGATTATCTATTTACAagttacatatgtacatgcatatgtacgtacatatatacctgagagaaacacagagagagtgaaagagagagagagagagagagagagagagagagagagagagagagagaaagaaagagagagagtgagagagagaaagcgaggaagaaaaagataaaaaaacataagaaaaagaagaatcgatcgatcgattcgcgCCTCGTCCGCCCCTGTGTCCGCTACATTGTGGTTTATTCCGCGTCCGTTCTCGTGGCAGACCGCAGTCGGTACTTACAGAAAGTGTACAGTACGTGCAACAAAGGAAAAAGGTGGACGGACGGACGGTAGAAGGAAGACGAGCGAGAGCGAGTTGGTCGAGTTGGTCTTTCCGCAATGGCTGCctgttagaaagaaaaagatatgtgtatatatatatatatatatatatatatatatatatatatagagagagagagagagagagagagaaattgaaaaatggaaaaagagagagagaaagagaacggagattgaaaaagaacataagaaagagtgagagagagagagacagacagacagacatacagacagacatggagaaaaagagaatgagagagaaagagagagactggTGAACCACCAGGAGTGGAACCACAGCGAGACACTGGTCGATGAACCGTGGCACACGCGACAAACCCGCTCGAGGTTGCTCGCTTGTGTGACGCGTGcgtgcttgcttgcttgcttgcttgcttgcttgcttgcgtGTGTGAGCATACATTCGTCCATGTATATGTtccatgcatgcatgcatgcatgcgtgcgtgcatTCGTGCGTGCATGCTtgcgtacatacgtacgcgAGGACGGCCCTCGGCTGTTATTACGTGTGCGTCGGCTACGTGTCGCGCTGATAgatcaattattatcgtaatacgAACGATAAGCACGTCGATAGGCTCGTTCTTTCTCGCGCGTTAtgaactttttaataataatatagttttatttatatggcTGTAAAATATCGTCGTAAGAGTATTTTTAGTTTGATTTATTACCAATTaggtaatttctttttcttcttccttcttcttcttcttcttcttcttcttcttattctttttcttttttttttccgaccCTAACACCCtccacaattttttttctcctttttttttagcatCATCATAATAcggaggtatatatatatatatatatcattttttattctctttctttttgacggagagagaagaatgtaatagaaatattgaaaaatcttttgttttttaatgtatatgtatatatatacacatatacatatacactgtggaatacatattttttgtttgtattgtCAAAGTGcagaattttgttattttatttttttttaggttttttcctctttttttttgtttcctttccttctttcttcttttgttttcttttctttcttaacataaaattattacgaattatCATCGATCTGTTCTGACACTTTCTGCAGTCAGTTCTAtacagaaagaagaagaaaatagaaaaaaaaagaaaaaaagaccaTGAAAATCTCGTAATACCTATAAAACGACATTCATATAATTCGAGTCCTCATTTcgatgagagagatagaccaAGTGAATGTCAATATTTGAAATGTTGTAATACGACTATCGTAAACCGCTTGTCCTTCATCATTCATGATTATTCAAGATCAATCAAGACGAATGAATTGCAATACGTTTCTCGATTTCAATACTATCGATATCGGTTTAAATTTGCATAAATTTGTGAGCGATTAGGAAACGTAGATAAGAACATTAAGTAACGTAATTCTATCCTCGTTATTACTTTACTGGATGTAACAAAGaaagatgaatgaatgaatagaaaataaaaaaaagagggagagagagagagagagagagagtacaccTACGGTATACCTAATCACCATCCAATAAACACGTGAGTAGAGCGGTGATAAGAACGTAATTGCCTACAAATGATCTCGCGAGTCAAACGATATCCTCCCGCTTGCTCCCGCCCTCAGTCACCCTTCCCATTGCCGCCCCCGATGAGAAACTCTAGCTTGCGCTTCGTCGTTCTCGCTTTAACGATTTCTTCGGGATATTTCTacagactctctctctctctctctctctctctctctcgttttctctctcgtcgGGGCATCCGGCTTGAGAGCCTCTTCAGGAGATCGAAAGATACTGGATAGTcgtggaagagagaaagaggaggtaaAATACCTACGGCAAATCGTCGATTACTTCGCTTCAGcttcttgtttttattcttcttctcgtttttcttgttcttcttgttcttcttcttgttcttcttctttctcttgtacttcttctttttcttcttcttcttcttcttcttcctcctccttctccttctttaagATTTTGTTCTACTCTTTTCttcgagataaagagaagaaggtcgtccgaaagagagagaaagtgaaagagagagaaaaagagaaagagaaagagagagagagagagagagagagagagagagagagaaagggagagataacaaaattctttttaaatgatataaaaataagaagaaaaaaaatggatcgcataaaaatcgattaaatgagATACCGATCGATATATAAAGTAATCGATCCTTCCTTTCAAatcgaaaatatctttttgcttttaaatatctcgataatcttactttaatataagaaaaagtgTATCTCCCTTCGTTGAACTGTCCTGTCACAAATATGATCGATCAGGAAGAATAAGGAACCCATCTCTTCCCCGTGTCTGCGAATACTTACTTCGgtgtagaaagagaagaagcttgttttttcctttctctctctctctctctctctctctctctctctctctctctccctctcattcttttcctttctctttctcattctttctttcatgaaGATACGATCACGAGAGAGTGGTAAGAACGGAGAAACACGACGATTCTTCGACGATGGTTGGACCCTTTCAGGGTTGGCCTTAAGATGGCCAAAAGGtctatagagagaaaagaaaaagagaaagaagttatAGAGACaggaagacaaagaaaaagacgaagagaggaaacgatatgttaaaaaaaaaattgaaaaaaaaaagagagagaattaattataaaaaattatatgtatatatatatataattattataagattttatttataattccaTAGAATGGActgttgaaaatattaaaacagcttgataataataatcgttaaatataactttcattaaaattattatattattatcaaaatatatgatagttttttaatttcgatttaaataaaaaattatattatatgattccatcatatattgatataataataataataataataataataataataataataataataaaaataaatttgcccgaaagaaaattaaaaaattatcgtattgttatagatttttatttatttatttatttttttttttttttttttttgataataatttgatcgaaagtaagaagaaaaaagaatgtataaaaaagttattatcatcaagCAGTAGACAATAACCTATGCaagtatatataagaaatgattaaaaatatttatgttctGTTAATGTTTTTGATATAAATCTGAATAGTCTTAAGAAAGAATGGGATTAAattagagataaagagagaaggttAGGGtggttttaaaataaatgatacagTAATACGCGAGGATCATATCGACGTCACCGTATGAAACCGATACGTGGGCCGAGCTTTCTCGCCGCGGGACACCAGCGGCAAATTGCACCCGCAAAGAGAGTAAAGCGACCAGTTGGAATACCGAAGGTGGTATATACCGGTCCATGTTGCTGCTTGCTGCTTGCTGCTgccgctgctgctgttgctgttgcttgCTGCTGTTCCCGTCCTTTTATCTCACTCCcactctctatatctctctatctctctatctctatcttcctctctctttctatctttctatatatatatatatctctgcccctttctcttcttctacctctctcactatctctttttcttcttcgttttactTTCTGaactggtctctctctctctcccctctctcttcctttctctctctctctctctctctctctctctctctctctctctctctctctctctctctctctccatggCCGAGTAAGGCTGCGTATTCCAAGTCCGTTAATGACGTCGAGTATGCATGCGAGATGAGAAAGATGGTCTCGATCTTGGTCAAGGATCCCAAAACCTCCTACTCATTGGACTTGTACTTTCTCGCAACATCGAACGAACTCTCTTATGTTAATCCATTCGTTACAAAAACtttcagagagagaaagagaaagagagagagagagagagaaagatattaatcTGAACGTtcagaattatatttattttcatttttacaagaAATTCATTTACATACGAAAAACTAGATGATATTCTCTTTAATCTATTTAACGATCATATTGATtctattgattataaaaataataaaaattatattgatagtatatatatatagtacatatacGAGTCcgcgtatgtgtgtttgtataaatgtatataatcttTGATAATTCTAATCTAATATTAGcatattagaatatttatatagcaTCGATTTGTcaaagttaaataaaagattgaCTTCCTGATATTTCTGATTACTCAAGAAAGACCTTGAATCTTTCGAAGGATTCATAATTCGTAAGAGTTATAAGTAGTTCCCCCAGAATAAATGGAttcgatatcgataatatctttttcgaaTGTTAACGAAGCAAATGTCTTAGCAAGTAGAGTGAAGGGCGTATCTCTTTAGGTAGAGTTACATTgacttttttctatcctttctattctctctatcttccttttttctttttttttttttgctttctttctttttcatccttaGGTCGATCGAATCGACCAAGAACAGAACGATCGTACGCGCCCCAAGAGAGGGTTGGCTGATCTAAATTGAATAGACGTTTCGTGATGTAGTGCAAGACGTTACCTACCAGCACGGGAGACGCCCACGATAAGGGCCGTTCACATttccaagagaaagaaagaaagaaagagagagaaggagataaaaagagagaaggagagagagagagagagagagagtaaatctTTCAGTATTCACGTCTCCATTAGACTTCCTTAGCtgaggaaaaggaagatggCGATCGTGACGAGTGCCAGGAGATATATCGGACTCGATGAAAACTCTACGAACGATCCCTTCGAAGGATTGGATTCTAGATGGACATTTAAAAGGAACTCGAATCCTTGATTCTATCTTTCAACATAGTACAACCCCGACTTCTCGATTTACGCGGATTATTTGTTTCAacgcattttctttctttcttcttcttcttcttcttcttcttcttcttcttcttcttcttcttctttattttctttcccttttttatttatttttttcttttttacgcgGAAGAAAAGCACGTAAGAAGAGTCGACCGACGGTTGAActgaaaagaggaaaaaaaaaaagaaaaaaagaaaaatagatcaaagaaattataaaaagatttctttcatatattctCAAAAAAGGAGTTTTTGATGAAGAtctgatgagaaaaaaagaaatcgtaataaattttattcattgtcAATGTATAAATTGAAATCTAAGAATCTAATACCGCGTTGACCTTTTATCTTTTGATCATTAtcacaaaataataaagaaataagttaTGACGCAATCGATTATATAgtgtcgttttcttttttcctttttttctttttttcttttttacagttTTTTGATCCAACACTTCGTTGCATTAGTCTCAACTTTTTCCATCGATCACGGCGCAACCAGTCAATTTTCTTAAGTATTAGTTCTTAGTACTTTGTTCGGTTAAActatagtttctttttcctttttttttttttttttttttttttacaaagaatAATCACTGataatggaagaagaagaaacaaaataatgagCGCGTAAACAGGACGATTATTTACTACTCCTccatgaaaagaaagaaagacatagaaaagcaaaaacaaaaacaaaaaaagaaaaccaccGAAAAAAAGTTTCCGCGTAAATCACGAAACGCGTCGggtgtaattaaaattatttcattttgcattatatatcgattttgGTGTTACtgattgatgaaaaaaaaaaaaaaaaaaaaaaaaaaaagaaaaaatattaacaattacaacgtACAAGTATCAAGAACATTTTGAATAAgtgtacgaaagaaaattatgtgaATTATTGaacattcataaaaaaaagagagagagagagagagagagagagagaaaaaaaacaaaaaagaaagaaagaaaaaaaacgaaaaaagaaagaaaaaggaaactttCAAAGTTAATTCCTTTGTCTCTTACTACTACTCGAGAATGACCGTCAATATCCTcggatatatttttcttcggataggcaatgaaagaaataaaagaaaaaaaaagaatctttacAAGTGACTTGTGCTCGATTACTACGTTGTTTTATTCAAAGACACCGCTTGATAAATGACTAGGAAGATGAGAGAAGTCGATGTAAGGATGATAACGGTCACGGATGTCATTAGGGACGCCGTCGGCAAGCATTGGTGTCGAGAGTCTCGAATAAGCTCGAACGATCGACACTAGCAATCGAAGTAATTTCTAATTACGAAGGATCTTTTTATTACATGGAATCATCATACATTCaggcacacacatacatatatatatatatatatgtatacacacacacacacacatatatatatatataaataagaaaaaatagtgTGTAATATCGTAATCCTTAAAATAACATCGACGGATACGTGTTAGATTCTTTAGATTTGCGTTAGCCACGCAAAGAGAAGCTGAGCTTCTCGATGTTGGTCCTTTGCCTTGGGAAGAATCATCGTTAACCCCAGGGTGACACGTACGACCAGCAGCACGAGTCGTTTTCACCTGCAACCGGTTCGTAGGTAAGAGACTACGATGCTGTTTTACGAAGGAGACACTACGTGATAAATTACCGTCTGAATGGACGACCATGATGTACGCTGATAACGTCCGCGGACATGATTAAACTCAGCCACTCCATTGAAagtaagaatgagagaaacagagagagataaaaagagagagagagaaagaaatggagagaaagagagagtatgtaAGGCTCACAACCATTGGTAACAACAGACTCGTAAACGAAACTCTTGATTTTAGTGCGGTGTAACCGTGGCAGTATTTTACGACGAGGTTGGTATCCTTCACCGTAGGAGTGGAAGGATCTATTATTTGCATAAATCTGTTGATGCTTTTAGCACTTGAAGAGAGTTACTTCAACCAGGAAGTTCATACTCCTTTtcagtttctctttttctttctttttctcttttgtcatATCATACCACCAATTTAAAGTTAAAAgttattacttcttttcttttctctctctctctctctcccgctctttttttttacaatcacgttttaaattttcgaaataaaaaattaatactaataggatatataaaattgttaactAGTCATTATTTATCTTACATCTTCTTCTATGTATACGATATTCCTTATTAATGTTAgattaatagtaaatattttctaaagaaattaatgtttcttaatttatcttaaatccgatttaaatatattttaatcctatatatatatatatatatatatatgaagtatattttttcttcttttatatatatatatatatatatatatatatatatatatatgcatattatttaaatgtacaaAAAATCGGATAAATACAGTATCATATTGATACATACACCaagatgattattatatatatatatttttttttataaaaaacgaAGTATAACAATgagtttttaaatgatttttataaaactcTTTCTTGAGGCtcgtcgatttattttatgaatcaAAAAaacttacaattattttttcttttttttttttttttctttttttttagattataaAACTACAAACCTAGAAACTTTTAACCCATCCcgtatattatctatttattatttatttattatctatttatttaaaaattatttcaaaactCGAACGTTACGAAACAGTATCGAGAAAGTaagaataaatcttttttcttttctcccgaAGATGAATTCCGTTCGGGTCATGAAAGGTTCTTGCTTTggataagaaataagaaaaaaaaaaaaataaagaaggtcGACCGGcttggtaaaaaagaaaaaaaaaagagaaaagaaaagaaaagaaagaaaataaataaaaataaaaatatcagcgAGGACGAATCGATCCTTATCGATTAGTCTGTTTCACATAGAAAGACTTTATGGGGAACGTGCTAAGAGAAATTTGCATGCATGTTTTCAGCATGGAAACTCGGCTTTGCACGAAGCCTCATGGCGAGGATACAGCCGGACTGTTGCTGCTTTGGCTAAGGCCCTCGGGACTCAACGCGCTCCTTTGCACGCGAGGAATCTAGCTGGATTTGCGCCGCTTCACCTCGCTTGTCAAAATGGCCATAACCAAAGCTGTCGAGAACTTCTTCTAGCTGGATGCAATCCCGATCTTCAAAACAATGTATGTTATATAACagaataactttaataattatttttatttaatttattatcatctatGACATTAGATCTACaacgaatttaatattatcccttggcaattaaaattaatcccTTGGCATacatatgttattatatattattagattgtaaaacaatttatgtttcatttgaataatcattttgttgaattaattttcatggaaaattttctaatgaactaaacaaaatattgcacatttttgacattttcattgttattatcatttcttttttttttttttaactgtaTGATAAAGccattttttcataataattcgtGTTTCATTGgcatattgttttttttctaattgcatttcgtgaaaaaaagaaaagaaaaaaagaaaaaggaaaaacatttGCAATACCAAATgcattgatattttcatttctttttttttcttttttcatttttcacctAAGCGATGAATCTGTTAACGATTTTATAATGATTCATGTTTTATTGGAATTATTTGTTTGTAATTGAATTTcgtgcaaaaaagaaacaaaatttgcAGTACTAAATAAAGTATTGTTGATTTACATTAACATATTCAGCGTTTTTACTTATATGATGAATttgttaacaattttataatgattcaCGTTTATaccgtttatttttttccaattaaatCTTAATATTCACGGAATAAAAGGAactgtttataattatattttataaggaataatttgtaaaatttgaaTCGATCTTGTTACGTGCTTGGAGAAAagataatcgattaaatttacGAATTTATTCGATAACACTGGAATAATGCTTATCGGTAACGCGAtaaattgtctttttttttgttctctttcataCAGGTTACCCTATCGTCATAAATATCCACGTAATCGTATGCtcgattaatcatttattaaattcattcatCACTATCATTAATCGCAGTGGACGTTCATAGGCTTGGCCCATCCGGTTTAACGACTCGAACGACTATCTTTCGATACCTTCTTCCTTCGGCATATTTAATATcggaataatttatattttattttatttttatatatatctatatatctatatatatatatatatatatatatatatatatttgttttttattattattttcagtaTGGAGACACGCCACTTCATACATCGGCGCGTTACGGTCACGCAGGTGTTACGCGTATCTTAATATCGGCGCTCTGCAGGGTCTCTGAACAAAATAAAGTAAGTAAGCATAGCGTTTGTAAATTCAATTTGACGAAAAAAAACGTAAtgattgaataataaaattgcaataataaaaatgatctataataatacaatatacatacgtatggaTTTCAATGCATTCAAATTTTAAACTTCGATCAACTTTAACATATACATAACgcttaatcaaaataaattaaattttaattaactttaCTTGCAATTAAATTGAGACAAATTCTAATATCATctatgatagaaaaataattaaaataaatctaatacacgatttacgatttaatgaaaatcaatATACGAATACTTTCTACAGTCATTGtatattatcatcgaaaattttgggaatatatatataaaaaaaaaaaaaaaaaaaaaaaaaaaaaataataaaaggaaaaattgaaaatttctattaataagaaaacgaaaattaatttcattaataatatgttttctcatttattttctcgatCACGCAGAACGGTGACACGGCACTCCACATTGCCGCAGCGATGGGCCGTCGGAAATTGACGAGGATACTTCTTGAAGCCGGTTGTGATAGGACGCTGCGAAACAAGCAGGGCGAGACAGCGAAGGATATAGCTCGTCGCAAAAACCTGACGGAGATACTCGAGATAATCGGTAAGGCAAGGAGCAAGAGTAGAGCCCGTAGCAAAAGTCGGGACGAGGAATCGAGTAACGACAAGGTCGATGGCAGTGGTGGCAGTGCTGTCGCTGCTAAGTGcgatagaaacgaaaagaaacggGAAAAGACTGGTAGCGGTACCAGTGGTAGTAGGGATGGTTGTACGatcaagaaggaaaagaagaaacacaaAGGAGGTAGTGCCGGTAGCGGCGGAAAGACTCACAAAGTACATTTTGAAAAGGCTGTGATGGGAAGACAATGGTCACCTTATGGTTGCCATTATTATCCAGATCCAGATTCTTTTCCACAGCCAAGATTAGACTCGTTACCACCTGACCCATTAGGAAGGGGTGAACAATATTATCTAGACTTGGCTGGTAACATAAGAAAGGGTCCGGTTGGTGTAGGGTATACTTGTTATTGCGCACCTTTCTTCAGGCATATGGAGGCAAagttagaaagagataagGCAGAATTGAAGGCACATATAGATCAGGCACATGAAAGATTAGATTTGAAAGTGGCTAATCTCGAGAGAAGAACCCGCGGACAGATTTCCGAATTAACTAGATGCGTAGCAGCTGAAAGAGCACGTTGCGACGAAAGACATCAACATCTTCAACAGAAATTATCACGTGGTGGTAGAGGTAGGCACAGTGAGAGACCAGCTAGAACGTCGAATGTAGACGATCAAGTACCTCCTACTCGTGCCAGATCTCTCGAGGATTTACTTGATGATAGACCACAGGATAGAAGCTTTGAAATTCCTGGTGAAACTCCTGTTTATCGAGGTAGTCTTGATGATTTAGATATTCCTGCTATACCTAGGCTAAGCAAATCGATGAAGGATCTTCCTTCGGGATCGGGTATGGCTAGGTCGACCTTGAGAGTACTTGACGTTCCAGCAAGATTGAATGAGACTTTCGACGGTGTCATCAGGCAAGATCGTAGCTCTCCTCTTGGTGCAGCATCATCGCCGTCTATGGGCTCGAGACAACAGACTCGTCGGCAACGGGTAaatctgaaatattttcatttttttgcaTTATACCTGATCAAAGTTTGATTTATTACTTTGCCATTATGCTTTTATTTTAGACGTCTCTCTCGCAGGAACAGGGTACTAATATTAGCCAGGAAGAAAATAACGCGACTCGTAAAAATGGCGAAGAAAATTCAGGAGAATGGAGATCGTCACCGAGTCGTCGTAGCGTTCACGAGATGATCAAACGATTTCAACAAGTACCTGGCATGCATAATGGCTGGCGTGGACAACGTTCTGGTAGTAGCGAACCTACCAGCCCGGAACACAGTCAGTGTTCACAAAACAAAAGGATTCAACCACAGGGTGGTGTAGGGAATAACTGGCATGGTGAAGGTGAAGGTAACCTGAATATTCGGGAGAATCTCatcagttttatttttttcttatttttatcatcgaaattatCCTTTCTTAGATCGAATAAATGTCTAACGTATATCACATTCTTATTACCAATGTAGGTAATAACAGTGAAAGTAGCGAGGGAGAGGATGACATGGAACAACCAGAAGCCCTAAAAGGAAATGTTTCGAACAAAGGTGTTATACAAGAAGATGTTCATTACGACAGCATAGCCAGAATGCC
The genomic region above belongs to Vespa crabro chromosome 2, iyVesCrab1.2, whole genome shotgun sequence and contains:
- the LOC124421631 gene encoding ankyrin repeat domain-containing protein 6 isoform X4, whose amino-acid sequence is MAEKLREACVRGEAERVARLLDEGIKPQPDENGRSPLLLAAALGHTDVCNALLLREAEVNAADSSGVTPLQRAAAEGHLEVVELLLKHGADVARQDTLHGNSALHEASWRGYSRTVAALAKALGTQRAPLHARNLAGFAPLHLACQNGHNQSCRELLLAGCNPDLQNNYGDTPLHTSARYGHAGVTRILISALCRVSEQNKNGDTALHIAAAMGRRKLTRILLEAGCDRTLRNKQGETAKDIARRKNLTEILEIIGKARSKSRARSKSRDEESSNDKVDGSGGSAVAAKCDRNEKKREKTGSGTSGSRDGCTIKKEKKKHKGGSAGSGGKTHKVHFEKAVMGRQWSPYGCHYYPDPDSFPQPRLDSLPPDPLGRGEQYYLDLAGNIRKGPVGVGYTCYCAPFFRHMEAKLERDKAELKAHIDQAHERLDLKVANLERRTRGQISELTRCVAAERARCDERHQHLQQKLSRGGRGRHSERPARTSNVDDQVPPTRARSLEDLLDDRPQDRSFEIPGETPVYRGSLDDLDIPAIPRLSKSMKDLPSGSGMARSTLRVLDVPARLNETFDGVIRQDRSSPLGAASSPSMGSRQQTRRQRTSLSQEQGTNISQEENNATRKNGEENSGEWRSSPSRRSVHEMIKRFQQVPGMHNGWRGQRSGSSEPTSPEHSQCSQNKRIQPQGGVGNNWHGEGEGNNSESSEGEDDMEQPEALKGNVSNKGVIQEDVHYDSIARMPYRSRSAVYSPTPLLHDAHNDSGYSTRMYGSSKGASPSLSGQLECDVILPPSQGGAFPSGEQLAALLEQPRGHDLTVYERGADNVVINIGTASLV
- the LOC124421631 gene encoding ankyrin repeat domain-containing protein 6 isoform X1; translated protein: MPVTRSEILLDIYGDETDGISRAYEMCVAGMAEKLREACVRGEAERVARLLDEGIKPQPDENGRSPLLLAAALGHTDVCNALLLREAEVNAADSSGVTPLQRAAAEGHLEVVELLLKHGADVARQDTLHGNSALHEASWRGYSRTVAALAKALGTQRAPLHARNLAGFAPLHLACQNGHNQSCRELLLAGCNPDLQNNYGDTPLHTSARYGHAGVTRILISALCRVSEQNKNGDTALHIAAAMGRRKLTRILLEAGCDRTLRNKQGETAKDIARRKNLTEILEIIGKARSKSRARSKSRDEESSNDKVDGSGGSAVAAKCDRNEKKREKTGSGTSGSRDGCTIKKEKKKHKGGSAGSGGKTHKVHFEKAVMGRQWSPYGCHYYPDPDSFPQPRLDSLPPDPLGRGEQYYLDLAGNIRKGPVGVGYTCYCAPFFRHMEAKLERDKAELKAHIDQAHERLDLKVANLERRTRGQISELTRCVAAERARCDERHQHLQQKLSRGGRGRHSERPARTSNVDDQVPPTRARSLEDLLDDRPQDRSFEIPGETPVYRGSLDDLDIPAIPRLSKSMKDLPSGSGMARSTLRVLDVPARLNETFDGVIRQDRSSPLGAASSPSMGSRQQTRRQRTSLSQEQGTNISQEENNATRKNGEENSGEWRSSPSRRSVHEMIKRFQQVPGMHNGWRGQRSGSSEPTSPEHSQCSQNKRIQPQGGVGNNWHGEGEGNNSESSEGEDDMEQPEALKGNVSNKGVIQEDVHYDSIARMPYRSRSAVYSPTPLLHDAHNDSGYSTRMYGSSKGASPSLSGQLECDVILPPSQGGAFPSGEQLAALLEQPRGHDLTVYERGADNVVINIGTASLV
- the LOC124421631 gene encoding ankyrin repeat domain-containing protein 6 isoform X3 — translated: MYGWCVAGMAEKLREACVRGEAERVARLLDEGIKPQPDENGRSPLLLAAALGHTDVCNALLLREAEVNAADSSGVTPLQRAAAEGHLEVVELLLKHGADVARQDTLHGNSALHEASWRGYSRTVAALAKALGTQRAPLHARNLAGFAPLHLACQNGHNQSCRELLLAGCNPDLQNNYGDTPLHTSARYGHAGVTRILISALCRVSEQNKNGDTALHIAAAMGRRKLTRILLEAGCDRTLRNKQGETAKDIARRKNLTEILEIIGKARSKSRARSKSRDEESSNDKVDGSGGSAVAAKCDRNEKKREKTGSGTSGSRDGCTIKKEKKKHKGGSAGSGGKTHKVHFEKAVMGRQWSPYGCHYYPDPDSFPQPRLDSLPPDPLGRGEQYYLDLAGNIRKGPVGVGYTCYCAPFFRHMEAKLERDKAELKAHIDQAHERLDLKVANLERRTRGQISELTRCVAAERARCDERHQHLQQKLSRGGRGRHSERPARTSNVDDQVPPTRARSLEDLLDDRPQDRSFEIPGETPVYRGSLDDLDIPAIPRLSKSMKDLPSGSGMARSTLRVLDVPARLNETFDGVIRQDRSSPLGAASSPSMGSRQQTRRQRTSLSQEQGTNISQEENNATRKNGEENSGEWRSSPSRRSVHEMIKRFQQVPGMHNGWRGQRSGSSEPTSPEHSQCSQNKRIQPQGGVGNNWHGEGEGNNSESSEGEDDMEQPEALKGNVSNKGVIQEDVHYDSIARMPYRSRSAVYSPTPLLHDAHNDSGYSTRMYGSSKGASPSLSGQLECDVILPPSQGGAFPSGEQLAALLEQPRGHDLTVYERGADNVVINIGTASLV